A stretch of Usitatibacter palustris DNA encodes these proteins:
- a CDS encoding MAPEG family protein, which yields MTASTQLVAACLAMVLLVFVVGLRMFRSRIGEMVAHRIRPHEVATSVMAAAKYQDVRAADNFRNLFEVPVLFFALVAIALATKHTPGWLVAGAWLFVALRFAHSYIHCTYNKVRHRFYVFATALTVVMVLWVAFFVTLPA from the coding sequence ATGACGGCTAGTACTCAGTTGGTGGCAGCGTGCCTCGCGATGGTGTTGCTCGTGTTCGTCGTCGGGCTGCGGATGTTCCGCTCGCGCATCGGCGAGATGGTCGCCCATCGCATCCGTCCCCACGAAGTCGCGACGTCAGTCATGGCCGCGGCGAAGTACCAGGATGTGCGGGCCGCCGACAACTTCCGCAACCTGTTCGAAGTTCCGGTCCTGTTCTTCGCGCTCGTCGCGATCGCGCTGGCCACGAAGCACACCCCGGGCTGGCTGGTCGCGGGTGCCTGGCTGTTCGTCGCGCTTCGCTTCGCGCACAGCTACATCCACTGCACCTACAACAAGGTGCGGCACCGCTTCTATGTCTTCGCCACGGCGCTCACCGTGGTGATGGTGCTCTGGGTCGCATTCTTCGTGACGCTGCCCGCCTGA
- a CDS encoding alpha/beta fold hydrolase, translating to MSKPTLLLIPGLLNDERLWQSQIADLKHHATCVVGDITTADSIAGMAKAVLAKVPTGHIAVAGLSMGGYVALEIARQVPNRVVGMALLNTNARPDSDQATEDRKRMMKMAETDFDRVVNGLLPKMFTAEHQRDAALTTLFKSMATKVGKDAYIRQQTANIGRIDSRPHLAAIKCPTLVIAGRDDALMPLAVLQELANGIKDARFVVADKCGHLSAIEQPRLVALNLVHWISSLK from the coding sequence ATGAGCAAACCTACGTTGCTGCTGATTCCCGGCCTGCTGAACGACGAACGCCTCTGGCAGTCGCAGATCGCGGACCTCAAGCATCACGCGACCTGCGTCGTCGGCGACATCACCACCGCCGACAGCATCGCGGGCATGGCCAAGGCCGTCCTCGCGAAGGTGCCCACCGGTCACATCGCCGTGGCGGGCCTCTCGATGGGCGGCTACGTCGCGCTCGAGATCGCGCGCCAGGTCCCCAACCGCGTGGTCGGCATGGCCCTCCTCAACACGAATGCACGGCCCGACTCCGACCAGGCGACCGAAGATCGCAAGCGGATGATGAAGATGGCCGAGACCGATTTCGATCGCGTCGTGAATGGGCTCCTGCCGAAGATGTTCACGGCCGAGCACCAGCGCGATGCCGCGCTCACCACGCTGTTCAAGTCGATGGCCACCAAGGTCGGGAAGGACGCCTACATCCGCCAGCAGACGGCGAACATCGGACGCATCGACAGCCGGCCTCATCTCGCCGCGATCAAGTGCCCCACGCTCGTGATCGCCGGCCGCGACGATGCGCTGATGCCGCTTGCCGTGCTGCAGGAACTCGCCAACGGAATCAAGGATGCGCGCTTCGTGGTCGCGGACAAGTGCGGCCACCTCTCCGCGATCGAGCAGCCACGGCTCGTGGCGCTCAACCTCGTGCACTGGATCTCCTCGCTGAAATAA
- a CDS encoding YceH family protein: protein MNALPALSLLETRVLGVLVEKEHTVPDSYPLTLNALLSGCNQKTSRDPVIEAQESEVQSAIDHLKTLSLVVESSGGRVMRYAQNVRRVLNLPSQSVALLAILFLRGPQTAGELRINSDRLHKFVDISSVEAFLEELAERPAGALVRVLPKLPGAREARWVHLISGEPTAAMMDPNAAPAPDAVTVSELAALRANVDHLQAEMASLRETVDKLCKELGTTP, encoded by the coding sequence ATGAATGCACTGCCCGCGCTCTCCCTCCTCGAAACCCGCGTCCTCGGCGTGCTGGTCGAGAAGGAACACACCGTTCCCGACAGCTACCCGCTCACGCTCAACGCACTGCTCTCCGGCTGCAACCAGAAGACGAGCCGCGATCCGGTGATCGAGGCGCAGGAATCCGAAGTGCAGTCCGCGATCGACCACCTGAAGACGCTTTCGCTCGTGGTGGAGTCGAGCGGGGGGCGCGTGATGCGTTACGCGCAAAACGTGCGCCGCGTCCTGAACCTGCCCTCGCAATCGGTGGCGCTGCTCGCGATCCTCTTCCTGCGCGGTCCGCAAACGGCCGGCGAGCTGAGGATCAACAGCGATCGCCTGCACAAGTTTGTAGATATTTCCTCGGTGGAGGCCTTCCTCGAGGAACTTGCGGAACGCCCCGCCGGTGCGCTCGTGCGCGTGCTCCCCAAGCTGCCCGGTGCGCGCGAAGCGCGCTGGGTTCACTTGATCTCGGGCGAACCCACGGCCGCGATGATGGACCCGAATGCCGCGCCCGCTCCCGATGCGGTCACCGTAAGCGAGCTCGCCGCGCTCCGGGCGAACGTCGATCACCTCCAGGCCGAAATGGCCTCCCTGCGCGAAACCGTCGACAAACTCTGCAAGGAACTGGGAACCACTCCATGA